The following nucleotide sequence is from Verrucomicrobiia bacterium.
CGCGACAACTACTTCCCGGCCCATGATCGTGCGCTTTAAGTGCGCGTCGGCGTTGTCTTCGCCCGTATTGTGGGCGTATTGGGAATGAGGTTTCTCAGGCGCCAGTTTCTCCAGCCACTTTTCAAAGTCCTGATGCAGGCCCGATTCGTTGTCATTGATGAATACGCTGGCGGAGATATGCATGGCGTTGCAGAGCAGCAGACCTTCCTTGACCCCGCTTTCCCGCAGACAGGTCTCGATCTCGGGCGTGAGGTTGACGAAGCCGCGTCGCGAAGGGATGTTGAACCAGAGTTCCTTGCGGTAGCTTTTCATGGCTTCCACAATAGCGTTTGTGCTAAGAATAACAACCGGAGAACGACCCATGAAGATTGCCAGCGTCAAAGAGATTCCTTCGGAGAAGGTGGACATGGATGGCGCGAAGGATTGCCAGGTCAAGCTTGTGGTGACGGCACGCGATGGCGCGCCGAATTTCGCAATGCGCATTTTCGAAGTTTCGCCCGGCGGCCATACGCCGTTGCACCATCACCCCTATGAGCATGAGATTTTTGTGATGGAAGGGCAGGGGACGGTCTGGCGTGATGGCAAGGAAGTGGCGATCAAGCCCGGGGACGTTCTTTACATTCCAGCCGACGAACAACACCAATTCAAGAACGCCAGCGACCAGGCCTTTAAGTTTATGTGCCTGATCCCGGCGAAATTCCAGAAATGCTGAACGCCAATGGCCCGGCTCACCAACATTGTCACACGCACCGGTGATGACGGCACGACGGGGCTGGCCGGTGGCGGGCGCGTCAGCAAAGACTCGCCGCGGGTCTGGGCGTTCGGCACGGTGGACGAGTTGAATTCGGCAATCGGCGTTGCCCGGTCCCTGAATACCGATCCCGATCTCGATGCGCGCCTGGGCCATATCCAAAATAATTTGTTCAACCTCGGCGGGGAGCTGGCCACGCCGCCAGATAAATTTCAAAAAGGCATGCCGCATATCGAGCACCAGCACGTCATCGACCTGGAGAAGCAGGTCGAGGAATT
It contains:
- a CDS encoding secondary thiamine-phosphate synthase enzyme YjbQ, whose translation is MKSYRKELWFNIPSRRGFVNLTPEIETCLRESGVKEGLLLCNAMHISASVFINDNESGLHQDFEKWLEKLAPEKPHSQYAHNTGEDNADAHLKRTIMGREVVVAITSGELDFGPWEQIFYGEFDGKRRKRVLVKIIGE
- a CDS encoding cupin domain-containing protein, with the protein product MASTIAFVLRITTGERPMKIASVKEIPSEKVDMDGAKDCQVKLVVTARDGAPNFAMRIFEVSPGGHTPLHHHPYEHEIFVMEGQGTVWRDGKEVAIKPGDVLYIPADEQHQFKNASDQAFKFMCLIPAKFQKC
- a CDS encoding cob(I)yrinic acid a,c-diamide adenosyltransferase; the protein is MARLTNIVTRTGDDGTTGLAGGGRVSKDSPRVWAFGTVDELNSAIGVARSLNTDPDLDARLGHIQNNLFNLGGELATPPDKFQKGMPHIEHQHVIDLEKQVEELTKELGPLLEFILPGGGPVGAQLHVARTICRRAERFCVRLGGEETVGEFVIPYLNRLSDALFTLARWSNKKAGAKETYWKK